A genome region from Anastrepha obliqua isolate idAnaObli1 chromosome 4, idAnaObli1_1.0, whole genome shotgun sequence includes the following:
- the LOC129245807 gene encoding glutathione S-transferase 1, whose translation MVVKPVLYYSPRSAPCRAVLLTAGAIGVELDLQLMNLKDGDHLKPDFLRLNPLHTIPVLDDNGTVVTDSHVICAYLVDTYSPDNSLYPKDEVKRREIQTRLYYDASHLFPRLRVMVEPVIYFGAKDIEDFKVEYMQMAYDGLDKTISQYMCGGLMTIADLCALASVTSAEIFAPVDGNRFPNLAAWLRRLRLLPYYRVNNQVGVESFGNFVKERLEANRRAPEKLDCK comes from the exons ATGGTAGTTAAACCTGTTTTGTACTACTCGCCGCGCAGCGCGCCATGTCGTGCGGTACTTTTAACAGCTGGCGCTATCGGAGTGGAATTAGATTTGCA ATTAATGAATTTGAAGGATGGCGATCATCTTAAACCTGATTTCCTTAGACTCAACCCTCTGCACACTATTCCAGTGTTGGATGATAACGGTACTGTCGTCACCGATTCACACGTAATTTGCGCTTATCTTGTGGACACATATTCGCCAGATAACAGTCTCTACCCCAAAGATGAGGTGAAGCGGAGAGAAATTCAGACACGTCTCTACTATGATGCTAGCCATTTATTCCCACGCCTTCGCGTTATGGTCGAACCAGTTATCTACTTTGGTGCTAAGGATATTGAAGACTTTAAAGTTGAATATATGCAAATGGCTTATGATGGTTTAGATAAAACTATCTCGCAGTATATGTGTGGTGGGTTAATGACTATCGCCGATTTGTGTGCACTAGCGTCTGTCACCAGTGCAGAGATCTTTGCGCCAGTGGACGGGAATAGATTCCCAAATCTCGCCGCATGGTTGAGACGTTTGAGGCTGTTGCCTTACTACAGGGTGAACAATCAGGTGGGTGTTGAATCGTTTGGTAACTTCGTTAAAGAGCGACTTGAAGCAAATAGAAGAGCGCCGGAGAAATTAGATTGCAAGTGA